In Acidobacteriota bacterium, the DNA window TTCACCAGACGGGAAGTACACGACCCCAACGGTGAGCACGCCGTCGGTCACATTGTGAACCGTCAGATCCGACCTCCACGAGGTTGGCGGATCACCCGCGCCCGCCGTGTGGGCGACCACCGGGAAGAACTGCGTTTCGTTCACGATCTGCGCCCCGGCTACTGCACTCATGCCCAGAACCACCAAAACCATCAGACACACTTTTACCCGCATGGCTTGCCTCCCCTCCGGCATTCCGTTTTCGACAGACGCATTATGTGAATCGATTCACCGTCAGTATCTTTCAACAGCTGGATTTTCGCAACTGTGATCACCCCTCTTCCATGCCCTGTTTCTTTTCGAGGCGTGAACCCGACCGCCCGTGCCCGCGTTCCCCACAGGAGACCAGGATTCCCGGTCGCGAGGCTCACGGAGGGTGCCTCCGAGTACCTCCCTCCCCCGTTGACGGCGGGCTGCCGAAGTTCTACGGTTCAAGTGATCTCAGCGTTAGCCCGGTCTTCTCACCGCATTTCGTGACGAGGACGGCGAAGGGTAATGAGATGTTGGGTTTTTCACGAAACGGGCGACGCAGGCGCAGTAGAACTACGTTGAGGAGCACGTTTTACGAAAAACACGACAGATCGCTGGCATTCGCCGCCCGCAGTAGACACCCGGTGAGAAGGCCGGGTTAGGGGGTCCGCTCATGACCATCAGCCGCCAACCGTACGGTGATCGCGACAGGACCTTCGAGGCGTTCGCCCGACACGTCAACGCCGGCAAGGTCGCGATGTACCGTCAGCTCGGCCTCGACGTCGTGATGGGCGCCCGCGGCGGCGCCACCTTCACCGACGCCTGGTCCGACGAGACGTTCATCAACTGCCACTGCAACGGGGGCGTCTTCAACCTCGGCCACCGCCATCCCAGGGTCGTGGCAGCGTTGCACAACGCTCTCGACTCGCTCGACATCGGCAACCACCACCTGGTCTCGGGTTGGCGAGCCCGGCTCGCTGAAAGGCTCTCTCATACCACCCAAGATCGGCTGCCCGGCGTCGTCTTCGGCGTCGGCGGCGGCGAGGCGATCGACCTCGCCATCAAGATGGCCCGTGCCGGGACAGCACGCCAGGGCATCGTCTCCGCCAGCGGCGGCTACCACGGCCACACCGGTCTCGCGATGGCGGCCGGGGACCCCGAGTTCCGTGATCCCTTCGGCCCCAACCCACCCGGCTTCGTTCAGGTGCCCTTCGACGATCTGGACGCTCTCGAAGCGGCCGTCGATGACGCCTGCGCGGCGGTTCTCCTCGAGCCGATCCCCGCCACGCTCGGAATGCCGATTGCCGCACCCGGCTACTTCGCCGGAGTGCAGGCCCTGTGCAGGAAGCATGGCACGAAGCTGATCGTCGACGAGGTCCAGACGGGTCTCGGACGCACCGGCGCGATGTGGGCCTATCAGCACGAGGGCATCGAGCCAGACCTTGTTGTCTGCGGCAAAGGGCTCAGCGGAGGCCTGTACCCGATTGCAGCCACCCTCATGACCGGCGAGCTCTTCGCCTTCTTCGACACCCACCCGCACATCCACATCTCGACCTTCGGCGGTGCAGAGATCGGCTGCGCGGTGGCGCTCGAGGTGCTCGACGTCATCGAAGAGCCCGGGTTCCTGGATCGGGTGAACGAGCTTTCCGACCGGCTGCAGCGAGACCTCGCCGGTCTCCCGTTCGAAATTCGTCGCCGCGGTCTCATGATGGGATTCGCTTTCGCGGAGAACGGTGCGGGAATGGTCGCCGCCGCCTCACTCTACAAGGCGGGTGTGTTCACCGTCTGGGCCAACAACGATCCGAGCGTATTGCAGTTCCTGCCGCCCCTAATTCTCACTGACGACGAGGCCGACCAGCTGATCGGCCGGATCCGGGCGGCCTTCGGGTGAACAACACAGCCGACCTCCCCCCGGGCCTCGACGAGCTCGAGAACAGGGTCGACCAGGCCCTGTCGAGCGGCGACGAGAGCGCTATCGAGGTCCTCGGCTACGGCGAAATCTCGTGTGTCCTGGCGTGGCGGAGGGAGGGCGATGGGCTTGCGGCCAAAAGGCTCCCGCTCTTCGACACAGACGCCAGATTCGCGAGGTACACCGAGGCTTTCGGAAACTACCTGGAAGCTCTCGACCATGCCGGCTTGCAGGTCGTCCCGAGCCGGCTCGCGACGACCCCGGCGGCAAACGGACAGATCGCGGCATGGTGCCTTCAGCCACTGCTCGATCCGAAAGCGCTTGCACCTGAGTGGCTTCGGACCGCGGACGATAATGGCGCGCGTCGACTCCTCGGCCGGATCGCCGACCACGTGGTGTCTGCGGTCGGTCCGACCCTCGGGCTTGACGGCCAGCTGTCGAACTGGGCGGTGGTC includes these proteins:
- a CDS encoding aminotransferase class III-fold pyridoxal phosphate-dependent enzyme, whose translation is MTISRQPYGDRDRTFEAFARHVNAGKVAMYRQLGLDVVMGARGGATFTDAWSDETFINCHCNGGVFNLGHRHPRVVAALHNALDSLDIGNHHLVSGWRARLAERLSHTTQDRLPGVVFGVGGGEAIDLAIKMARAGTARQGIVSASGGYHGHTGLAMAAGDPEFRDPFGPNPPGFVQVPFDDLDALEAAVDDACAAVLLEPIPATLGMPIAAPGYFAGVQALCRKHGTKLIVDEVQTGLGRTGAMWAYQHEGIEPDLVVCGKGLSGGLYPIAATLMTGELFAFFDTHPHIHISTFGGAEIGCAVALEVLDVIEEPGFLDRVNELSDRLQRDLAGLPFEIRRRGLMMGFAFAENGAGMVAAASLYKAGVFTVWANNDPSVLQFLPPLILTDDEADQLIGRIRAAFG
- a CDS encoding DUF6206 family protein; amino-acid sequence: MNNTADLPPGLDELENRVDQALSSGDESAIEVLGYGEISCVLAWRREGDGLAAKRLPLFDTDARFARYTEAFGNYLEALDHAGLQVVPSRLATTPAANGQIAAWCLQPLLDPKALAPEWLRTADDNGARRLLGRIADHVVSAVGPTLGLDGQLSNWAVVDGEARYFDVTTPMMRDAHGHEVLDTDLFLASLPFALRGLVRRFLLHTILDKYYDPRGVLVDLLGNLIKEGADARLSLGLEVVNSNVEPAVTETEVRRYYREDALMWELLQLFRRVDRAWQRRIRRRQYPFLLPGKVKRRV